One genomic segment of Homo sapiens chromosome 14, GRCh38.p14 Primary Assembly includes these proteins:
- the ALDH6A1 gene encoding methylmalonate-semialdehyde/malonate-semialdehyde dehydrogenase [acylating], mitochondrial isoform 2 precursor (isoform 2 precursor is encoded by transcript variant 2), with the protein MAALLAAAAVRARILQVSSKVKSSPTWYSASSFSSSVPTVKLFIGGKFVESKSDKWIDIHNPATNEVIGRVPQATKAEMDAAIASCKRAFPAWADTSVLSRQQKEIAKLITLEQGKTLADAEGDVFRGLQVVEHACSVTSLMMGETMPSITKDMDLYSYRLPLGVCAGIAPFNFPAMIPLWMFPMAMVCGNTFLMKPSERVPGATMLLAKLLQDSGAPDGTLNIIHGQHEAVNFICDHPDIKAISFVGSNKAGEYIFERGSRHGKRVQANMGAKNHGVVMPDANKENTLNQLVGAAFGAAGQRCMALSTAVLVGEAKKWLPELVEHAKNLRVNAGDQPGADLGPLITPQAKERVCNLIDSGTKEGASILLDGRKIKVKGYENGNFVGPTIISNVKPNMTCYKEEIFGPVLVVLETETLDEAIQIVNNNPYGNGTAIFTTNGATARKYAHLVDVGQVGVNVPIPVPLPMFSFTGSRSSFRGDTNFYGKQGIQFYTQLKTITSQWKEEDATLSSPAVVMPTMGR; encoded by the exons GTTTCTTCCAAGGTGAAATCCAGTCCCACCTGGTATTCAgcatcttccttctcttcttcagtG ccAACTGTAAAGCTCTTCATTGGTGGGAAATTCGTTGAATCCAAAAGTGACAAATGGATCGATATCCACAACCCA GCCACCAATGAGGTCATTGGTCGGGTCCCTCAGGCCACCAAGGCAGAAATGGATGCAGCCATTGCTTCCTGCAAACGTGCTTTTCCTGCATGGGCAGACACTTCAGTATTAAGCCGCCAGCAG AAAGAAATTGCCAAGTTAATCACATTGGAACAAGGGAAGACCCTAGCTGATGCTGAAGGAGATGTATTTCGAGGCCTTC AGGTGGTTGAGCATGCCTGTAGTGTGACATCCCTCATGATGGGAGAGACCATGCCATCCATCACCAAAGACATGGACCTTTATTCCTACCGTCTGCCTCTGGGAGTGTGTGCAGGCATTGCTCCATTCAATTTTCCTGCCATGATCCCCCTTTGGATGTTTCCCATGGCCATGGTGTGTGGAAATACCTTCCTAATGAAACCATCTGAGCGAGTCCCTGGAGCAACTATGCTTCTTGCTAAGTTGCTCCAGGATTCTGGTGCCCCTGATGGAACATTAAACATCATCCATGGACAGCATGAAG ctGTAAATTTTATTTGCGATCATCCGGACATCAAAGCAATCAGCTTTGTGGGATCCAACAAGGCAGGAGAGTATATCTTCGAGAGAGGATCAAGACATGGCAAGAGGGTTCAAGCCAATATG ggAGCCAAGAACCATGGGGTAGTCATGCCAGATGCCAATAAGGAAAATACCCTGAACCAGCTGGTTGGGGCAGCATTTGGAGCTGCTGGTCAGCGCTGCATGGCTCTTTCAACAGCAGTCCTTGTGGGAGAAGCCAAGAAGTGGCTGCCAGAGCTGGTGGAGCATGCCAAAAACCTGAGAGTCAATGCAG GAGATCAGCCTGGAGCTGATCTTGGCCCTCTGATCACTCCCCAGGCCAAAGAGCGAGTCTGTAATCTGATTGATAGTGGAACAAAGGAGGGAGCTTCCATCCTTCTTGATGGACGAAAAATTAAAGTGAAAGGCTATGAAAATGGCAACTTTGTTGGACCAACCATCATCTCGAATGTCAAG CCAAATATGACCTGTTACAAAGAGGAGATTTTTGGTCCAGTTCTTGTGGTTCTGGAGACAGAAACATTGGATGAAGCCATCCAGATTGTAAATAACAACCCATATGGAAATGGAACTGCCATCTTCACCACCAATGGAGCCACTGCTCGGAAATATGCCCACTTGGTGGATGTTGGACAG GTGGGAGTGAATGTCCCCATTCCAGTGCCTTTGCCAATGTTCTCATTCACCGGCTCTCGATCCTCCTTCAGGGGAGACACCAATTTCTATGGCAAACAG gGCATCCAATTCTACACTCAGTTAAAGACCATTACTTCTCAGTGGAAAGAAGAAGATGCTACTCTTTCCTCACCTGCTGTTGTCATGCCTACCATGGGCCGTTAG
- the ALDH6A1 gene encoding methylmalonate-semialdehyde/malonate-semialdehyde dehydrogenase [acylating], mitochondrial isoform 1 precursor (isoform 1 precursor is encoded by transcript variant 1): protein MAALLAAAAVRARILQVSSKVKSSPTWYSASSFSSSVPTVKLFIGGKFVESKSDKWIDIHNPATNEVIGRVPQATKAEMDAAIASCKRAFPAWADTSVLSRQQVLLRYQQLIKENLKEIAKLITLEQGKTLADAEGDVFRGLQVVEHACSVTSLMMGETMPSITKDMDLYSYRLPLGVCAGIAPFNFPAMIPLWMFPMAMVCGNTFLMKPSERVPGATMLLAKLLQDSGAPDGTLNIIHGQHEAVNFICDHPDIKAISFVGSNKAGEYIFERGSRHGKRVQANMGAKNHGVVMPDANKENTLNQLVGAAFGAAGQRCMALSTAVLVGEAKKWLPELVEHAKNLRVNAGDQPGADLGPLITPQAKERVCNLIDSGTKEGASILLDGRKIKVKGYENGNFVGPTIISNVKPNMTCYKEEIFGPVLVVLETETLDEAIQIVNNNPYGNGTAIFTTNGATARKYAHLVDVGQVGVNVPIPVPLPMFSFTGSRSSFRGDTNFYGKQGIQFYTQLKTITSQWKEEDATLSSPAVVMPTMGR from the exons GTTTCTTCCAAGGTGAAATCCAGTCCCACCTGGTATTCAgcatcttccttctcttcttcagtG ccAACTGTAAAGCTCTTCATTGGTGGGAAATTCGTTGAATCCAAAAGTGACAAATGGATCGATATCCACAACCCA GCCACCAATGAGGTCATTGGTCGGGTCCCTCAGGCCACCAAGGCAGAAATGGATGCAGCCATTGCTTCCTGCAAACGTGCTTTTCCTGCATGGGCAGACACTTCAGTATTAAGCCGCCAGCAGGTCTTGCTCCGCTATCAACAACTTATTAAAGAAAACTTG AAAGAAATTGCCAAGTTAATCACATTGGAACAAGGGAAGACCCTAGCTGATGCTGAAGGAGATGTATTTCGAGGCCTTC AGGTGGTTGAGCATGCCTGTAGTGTGACATCCCTCATGATGGGAGAGACCATGCCATCCATCACCAAAGACATGGACCTTTATTCCTACCGTCTGCCTCTGGGAGTGTGTGCAGGCATTGCTCCATTCAATTTTCCTGCCATGATCCCCCTTTGGATGTTTCCCATGGCCATGGTGTGTGGAAATACCTTCCTAATGAAACCATCTGAGCGAGTCCCTGGAGCAACTATGCTTCTTGCTAAGTTGCTCCAGGATTCTGGTGCCCCTGATGGAACATTAAACATCATCCATGGACAGCATGAAG ctGTAAATTTTATTTGCGATCATCCGGACATCAAAGCAATCAGCTTTGTGGGATCCAACAAGGCAGGAGAGTATATCTTCGAGAGAGGATCAAGACATGGCAAGAGGGTTCAAGCCAATATG ggAGCCAAGAACCATGGGGTAGTCATGCCAGATGCCAATAAGGAAAATACCCTGAACCAGCTGGTTGGGGCAGCATTTGGAGCTGCTGGTCAGCGCTGCATGGCTCTTTCAACAGCAGTCCTTGTGGGAGAAGCCAAGAAGTGGCTGCCAGAGCTGGTGGAGCATGCCAAAAACCTGAGAGTCAATGCAG GAGATCAGCCTGGAGCTGATCTTGGCCCTCTGATCACTCCCCAGGCCAAAGAGCGAGTCTGTAATCTGATTGATAGTGGAACAAAGGAGGGAGCTTCCATCCTTCTTGATGGACGAAAAATTAAAGTGAAAGGCTATGAAAATGGCAACTTTGTTGGACCAACCATCATCTCGAATGTCAAG CCAAATATGACCTGTTACAAAGAGGAGATTTTTGGTCCAGTTCTTGTGGTTCTGGAGACAGAAACATTGGATGAAGCCATCCAGATTGTAAATAACAACCCATATGGAAATGGAACTGCCATCTTCACCACCAATGGAGCCACTGCTCGGAAATATGCCCACTTGGTGGATGTTGGACAG GTGGGAGTGAATGTCCCCATTCCAGTGCCTTTGCCAATGTTCTCATTCACCGGCTCTCGATCCTCCTTCAGGGGAGACACCAATTTCTATGGCAAACAG gGCATCCAATTCTACACTCAGTTAAAGACCATTACTTCTCAGTGGAAAGAAGAAGATGCTACTCTTTCCTCACCTGCTGTTGTCATGCCTACCATGGGCCGTTAG
- the ALDH6A1 gene encoding methylmalonate-semialdehyde/malonate-semialdehyde dehydrogenase [acylating], mitochondrial isoform 3 (isoform 3 is encoded by transcript variant 3) yields MMGETMPSITKDMDLYSYRLPLGVCAGIAPFNFPAMIPLWMFPMAMVCGNTFLMKPSERVPGATMLLAKLLQDSGAPDGTLNIIHGQHEAVNFICDHPDIKAISFVGSNKAGEYIFERGSRHGKRVQANMGAKNHGVVMPDANKENTLNQLVGAAFGAAGQRCMALSTAVLVGEAKKWLPELVEHAKNLRVNAGDQPGADLGPLITPQAKERVCNLIDSGTKEGASILLDGRKIKVKGYENGNFVGPTIISNVKPNMTCYKEEIFGPVLVVLETETLDEAIQIVNNNPYGNGTAIFTTNGATARKYAHLVDVGQVGVNVPIPVPLPMFSFTGSRSSFRGDTNFYGKQGIQFYTQLKTITSQWKEEDATLSSPAVVMPTMGR; encoded by the exons ATGATGGGAGAGACCATGCCATCCATCACCAAAGACATGGACCTTTATTCCTACCGTCTGCCTCTGGGAGTGTGTGCAGGCATTGCTCCATTCAATTTTCCTGCCATGATCCCCCTTTGGATGTTTCCCATGGCCATGGTGTGTGGAAATACCTTCCTAATGAAACCATCTGAGCGAGTCCCTGGAGCAACTATGCTTCTTGCTAAGTTGCTCCAGGATTCTGGTGCCCCTGATGGAACATTAAACATCATCCATGGACAGCATGAAG ctGTAAATTTTATTTGCGATCATCCGGACATCAAAGCAATCAGCTTTGTGGGATCCAACAAGGCAGGAGAGTATATCTTCGAGAGAGGATCAAGACATGGCAAGAGGGTTCAAGCCAATATG ggAGCCAAGAACCATGGGGTAGTCATGCCAGATGCCAATAAGGAAAATACCCTGAACCAGCTGGTTGGGGCAGCATTTGGAGCTGCTGGTCAGCGCTGCATGGCTCTTTCAACAGCAGTCCTTGTGGGAGAAGCCAAGAAGTGGCTGCCAGAGCTGGTGGAGCATGCCAAAAACCTGAGAGTCAATGCAG GAGATCAGCCTGGAGCTGATCTTGGCCCTCTGATCACTCCCCAGGCCAAAGAGCGAGTCTGTAATCTGATTGATAGTGGAACAAAGGAGGGAGCTTCCATCCTTCTTGATGGACGAAAAATTAAAGTGAAAGGCTATGAAAATGGCAACTTTGTTGGACCAACCATCATCTCGAATGTCAAG CCAAATATGACCTGTTACAAAGAGGAGATTTTTGGTCCAGTTCTTGTGGTTCTGGAGACAGAAACATTGGATGAAGCCATCCAGATTGTAAATAACAACCCATATGGAAATGGAACTGCCATCTTCACCACCAATGGAGCCACTGCTCGGAAATATGCCCACTTGGTGGATGTTGGACAG GTGGGAGTGAATGTCCCCATTCCAGTGCCTTTGCCAATGTTCTCATTCACCGGCTCTCGATCCTCCTTCAGGGGAGACACCAATTTCTATGGCAAACAG gGCATCCAATTCTACACTCAGTTAAAGACCATTACTTCTCAGTGGAAAGAAGAAGATGCTACTCTTTCCTCACCTGCTGTTGTCATGCCTACCATGGGCCGTTAG